From the genome of Plasmodium relictum strain SGS1 genome assembly, chromosome: 3:
GAGGGGGTTTGTAAATATTAACATTtcttactattttttttttgaaaaatctCACACTTTATTGATgaaattgttataaaaaaaaaaaataataaacttatattggagaaaaaaaaaattgtgctaattttattatataaattttaacattttaaaGTATTCAAGTtgaaattttcaaaattagGTCTTCctttattttgattttttgaTTATCcaagaatttaattttaaatagatATTATTCTTTCTCTTTTAATTCTcttctattattttcataaatagttaataaataaatcgTTCGGGggagaaataaataaaaaaaattcttggTTTATTATTGCTCTTATTTCAACTTTTAAAATTCACTGATGAAAAGgcaattatttatatctaaaTTGTAAATTACacaatattttcttttctttccCCATTATAAGtgattttattaaaacataatattttaaaattaaatattaattaaattatcaaaaatatttatataatgtaattttttaaaattagtttttatatattatattataaaaatatttttttatatatgaattataaGAAACATATTTcaataaactaaaaaaaaaatgacttATACTACACATAGATAAGgagataaattatttaatcttATTAATAACACTTTCTTGTACTTTATTACaataaagtatatatatataatgttcAAAATTGAAAACTTACAgcaaaaaaaacaaaaataaaaataataagtatGGAATCAATAAATTAGCaaataattacaaaaaataaaataatataatctaaaaaaatgtaaagagaatatacaaaaaaataaaatgtcaaattaaaaaaatcattcaaaaattaaatacatTGTGGAtttaagaagaaaataaaaaaatacatatatttcaATGATatgcttctttttttttttttcaaataagatgataaatttaaaatttttatatgaaaaaatactaatttaaaaaattaaaaaaaaatacttcaCTTTTTagattaatttaaaatattaacacAAAAataagatgtatatatatatatatttatatttatatattaattataaaatgcaatatatatatgtgtaaattaaaataataaataaaatggaaAAGTATTCTAATGCAGCACTTCCTTCATCTTCATCACTTACATTATTATTGTTTAGTACTTTTTTAGTTATttccttttcattttttcctttattatatatactatAAGTAAATAAActagaatttttttctaagtttaaaaaaagagtACCTGAATAAAAATTGGATGAATAGTAATTAACAATTGTACAAGAGCATTTGATTATTGATGTTTCTTGTATAAAAGATGGTAATAGTAAATAagataacaatttttttctgttattattataataaaaaaaggattCTGGAATTACCTTTACCCCATTAATCAAACCGTAAATATTagtttcttcattattttcatttaaaactatatgaaaacaaaataatggtgaaataataaaattactaTTTTCATCACTAGAGCAttgaaagaaaattatatcatTTGCACGAGCATTAATAGTGCAACTACTATTAtcctttaaatataaatttaccTCTGaagaattttcatttttcttaatattttctgaataataaaaattacaacTTTTCACATCTTTTGTGTTTTTAGAAACTTTAATATCTAatttaaatactttttttttatctctaTCAACACAATaacaagaaaaaattatgtcTTCATATATGTTATGAAGCATATAGAAAGAATATAAATGTAATGAACTACCTTCATATGAAACAATATTAGGTAACAATTCTTCCaatttttttgctttttttttatcgcTATCTACCATAACGTTATTAAAACAtacattatcattatttatcttaaaattattaaaatatacattctcattatattttaaaacatcAGTTGgacaataaaaatttatacgTTTACCAAATTCAATATTTAtgttacattttttttcattgatATATTCTGAAACACAAAGCGTTAAATCACCTTTTTCCATAAAacaaaatacattttttttaaattctaatacaattattaaatacagaataataatcattaaaaatgttgaatgaacaaaaaaataactttttacaacaaaaaaacaaatgTTATACATAGTTAAATAgctattttatattaagaCACATAGTAAATATGCATATTTCCTATTTTAAAGAatgtaatttaattttactgatttattaaaagtaatgcaatgaaatatttatgtgCACATTAATTGATAAGtttttattaagaaaaagGGAAATAACTTAAATCaaatttgaaataatataaatattttgtcTTAAAACAAATCAtaatgataaataaaaaaaaaaaaaaattaaaataattatatattttatacaaTGAATTTAAGTATGGAGAATTATTtgcaaatataaaatttagcACACTTATATGTAAgcaatacattaaaaaaaaataaaaacagtTATTTAATGTtccaataaaaatatataatcaaaaacatatatatatatgtatataaacgttttaaacaaaaaattgtcaaaatatatttattataacgtaatttttactaaaattttttttccgAAAAATAAAATCCTTTATGTGTGTTCAAAAAAGGATTAGGAATAAACTAAGAAGAAGTAAAGAATtcaaatacataaaaattaagatttttttttgtcataaatatatataataaaaaaataaaaagaaaaatatatctcTAAACTTAAATACGCAGATTAGTTGCTGTTATTAACCTCAAAATTTACATATGtggtattttttaaataagtttataccattaaaaaaaaaaataatttttaaataaattgttttttGAAGTTAACTACTTAAAGTgactaaaatataaatatatttatcttcAAAATATGAATATCTTTTGTTATGTAAATATCTTGAAAATAAATCACTTTTTTTCCTTGTGTGGAAAAATCATACTTCTCATATATCGTATAGAGACGAAATCAAAAATTGCATGCATGTCAAAATATGATTTagtaaatcttttttttaatataaaatataatttatttaaaatatgtcATTTAGACatgtttatttaaaaagagaataaaaaaaaaaaaaaaaaaaacttaataaaatcaataaaaataagaaaaaaacataattttttaaatatatattatgtacaatttattataagaaaaatttccattttcttttattttaaaacaatttattacttttaaaaGTAAGATAAATTCCTtcattaacaaaaataaaaggtaaaattacataagttaaaatattaattattaaattttatttaaaatttattttcactttctctttttataattaaaggTATAAAATAGTTTTCAAATATAGCTTTTTTATAAATCTATTAATTCGGCTTAAGAGAAAAGTACTAGTAAACATATATACGATAAAactataagaaaaaaaaaaagatattctTTGtttaaacaataataatacaatCCAAAagtaatagaaaaattaagaatactaattattctaaaaataatatttatttattcgaAAAATAAACTTATTAAATGCTATCAATTTTaatatgtattatttatgggtatataaacattatatatatatatataatatatatatattatttctataaTTAAGCAGTATAAATAtctaaaaatgtaaaaataagcttatattatatcttaattattttattaataaatgataatattttgatttaaattCATAGTTGTattattatgtaaaaattattatagcCCCAAAACTAACAATTTTACTACAATTTTTTTCCAATTTTCTATTTGTACAGTAGTTTTCTTTTTaccttttaatatatatatatagaaactaatgattaaaaattaaaacaaatcaatcaaaatgaataaaatattcatttaaattgaAAACATCGTAAAAAAAAACccttataaataattttatgaaaagaCAATAagaaatacattttttatttcatctttatctttttttttttctttatctacATAACTATATTCCTTAACATTTTGCTTgcatatttttctatatgcatattttttttttttttataatatacttCTTCCAATTttagtaaaatttaaatattaataaaagaatactTATGTAAGCCCATCTGTATATGgcttatttaaatgaaaaatatttttaaattatcatcTAATAATCCTAATTTACCttattatgaatatatttattcttaatataataaaaagtacattttccttttttaaaatacattTGATCGcgtaaataataataaaataccaaaaaatatattatattattttccatttttaatctatttatttacttttttctttttcttatattagaatttttatcattttagATTAATAAGTGGCaagaatatttataaaataggTTTAGTGACGtgtgaaaaataaattattcaaaTGAGATAATATGCATGTTATAATACCTTGGATATACGcgaaattataatatattaatatcatataaaacaataaatatatatatatatatttaaaaaaaaaagatacatCTAAACAAAAATGACAAGAAATTATCCCATTAAGATTTTTAATACTTTTCTTGtaagaataatatataagATTGGTTAGGTAAAACTATCcacaataatatattattaataagattctatataaaaaaaaaaagagaaaaattgattaaattatttttctttttttctttttagtaatttatatttactaaggtaccttttctttttttcatagatatattttatgCGAAAAGGAAATAagtttctttttcttttaaatatttcatatgcatattaattcattatatGGGCTTTTAAtcaataagaaaatataaaaagaaaaaaaaaaagcagtaaaatcttttattattctgTAACAGTTCCTTAACTTCTATTAAATACATTTAGTTCCTTTTATTTATCATGGAATTTCATTTGATTAAAATTGTTGAGATAAAATTGAgcaaaaatatatgataacatgaaaaataatattacgtatgattattttttaattaatgtaTTAAGTGAAAAGTAAtataatgatttattaacATTGAAATTTcgatatatataatagttACACTGATcaaatttcattaaatataaaagaatgaaaaaaaaaaagttaaagtCGTTAAGATTTTGAAAatgtttaaataattaaaaaaattatatcaaaTGATTCataaatttacaaaatatgtttatttttgCATGTTgtattatatgtatatttttttttttaagcaaatgcaaatttttttttgttttatttagcattatatatataaattagtattataattattaatccataattaaataaaatatatattttaaataataaaaaaatatatatttgtatatatttatatatccaaaataatacataatatttaaGTAGTTCATagatactttttattttttaatattatataaatataatcaaTTTTACGTTattcaaaataattaaatgtatataattgtgtattaaactttttttttttttatagaaattcaataattttataaaaaaaaaaaaaatttaaaggaaTATACATTTAATTTTCTACGATTCCACACTCATACTTTTGTATAtcctaaaaaaatttaattcgtttaaaaaaaatattaaatttaattctttttttatattaaaattacatataaatgtacatatatatatacatatatacaaATTAATTTTCGAAAAGTGATTGTTCTTTTAAGAttgcttttaaaaaaaaaaagagtgcACAAGAAAGTACACATAATTATGtagaatattaaatatatcgaattcatttaaaaatatattaaatatatatgtatatatattattgtaaaatataatatatatttttatgtaaatttttataatttatgaatttcattatattcatttggttttgcattattattttgtattttaaatgaatatattttgtaaaaCTTAATAATCGAAAACCACAATATAGTGTATTGAATTCCTTACTTGCATTAACTTTTGTAACTATTTAATAATCGATCTGCTTAATacaaacaattttttttttcttatatctttttttattacatataaaATCATATTccaattttcattttattttaatttttttttttttttttaaattctatatttttaacttaataaaaaaaaaataattatataaattaatacattt
Proteins encoded in this window:
- a CDS encoding 6-cysteine protein, putative, with the protein product MIIILYLIIVLEFKKNVFCFMEKGDLTLCVSEYINEKKCNINIEFGKRINFYCPTDVLKYNENVYFNNFKINNDNVCFNNVMVDSDKKKAKKLEELLPNIVSYEGSSLHLYSFYMLHNIYEDIIFSCYCVDRDKKKVFKLDIKVSKNTKDVKSCNFYYSENIKKNENSSEVNLYLKDNSSCTINARANDIIFFQCSSDENSNFIISPLFCFHIVLNENNEETNIYGLINGVKVIPESFFYYNNNRKKLLSYLLLPSFIQETSIIKCSCTIVNYYSSNFYSGTLFLNLEKNSSLFTYSIYNKGKNEKEITKKVLNNNNVSDEDEGSAALEYFSILFIILIYTYIYCIL